TTGCCAGAAGCCTTTCTTACTCTATTAGCCTGGCCCGCTCTGTGGGATTTAAATGTTGCCTCTTTCTCTAGGCCTGTGAACTGGGAGCTAGAGGGCAGGGGGAAGACACTGGGGTGGGGCCAGGATGAGCCACACTGCCCCTAACTTCTCCTCCCCTCTAGGCCTGAAGACCGGCGGTGGCACATCAGGTGGCTCCAGTGGCTCCTTTCACTACACCTTTCATGGGGACCCCCATGCCACCTTTGCCTCCTTCTTTGGTGGCTCCAACCCCTTCGATATCTTCTTTGCCAGCAGCCGCTCCACTCGGCCCTTCAGTGGCTTTGACCCAGATGACATGGATGTGGATGAAGATGAGGACCCATTTGGTGCTTTCGGCCGTTTTGGCTTCAATGGGCTGAGTAGGGGTCCGAGGCGAGCGCCAGAACCACTGTACCCTCGGCGCAAGGTGCAGGATCCCCCAGTGGTGCATGAGCTGCGGGTGTCCCTGGAGGAGATCTACCATGGCTCCACCAAGCGCATGAAGATCACAAGGCGTCGCCTCAACCCTGATGGGCGAACTGTGCGCACCGAGGACAAGATCCTGCACATAGTCATCAAGCGCGGCTGGAAGGAAGGCACCAAGATCACCTTCCCCAAAGAGGGTGACGCCACACCTGACAACATCCCTGCTGACATCGTCTTTGTGCTCAAAGACAAGCCCCATGCACACTTCCGTCGAGATGGCACCAACGTGCTCTACAGTGCCCTGATCAGCCTCAAGGAGGTGGGGCCTAgtcaggctgtgtgtgtgtgtgctggggagaTGGTGGGGACATTCCCCCTCTTCCTGCCAGCTGGCACATTCTTTCCCCACTCaatctatttccttccttcccactcaCCTTGCCCCACCTTTTCCTCACTTTCTGCTTCGTCTTCCCCAGGCGCTGTGTGGCTGCACTGTGAACATTCCCACCATCGACGGCCGAGTGATCCCTTTGCCCTGCAATGATGTCATCAAACCAGGCACCGTGAAGAGACTCCGTGGGGAGGGCCTTCCCTTCCCCAAAGTGCCAACTCAGCGGGGAGACCTCATTGTTGAGTTCAAAGTTCGCTTCCCAGACAGATTAACACCACAGACAAGACAGATCCTTAAGCAGCACCTACCCTGTTCCTAGGCTCTGCCCCAGCCAGTCCAGAGCCTACCACAGCAATACCCCCAACACTCACTTCCACTCAATGTGCACCCAGCTTGATGTCCACTGGACACTGGCaacttttttctaaaatgcaaaaaaaagccACTGGTTTTCAGGAAAATGTTCCTGTCCCTGACCCTTTCAGAGCTGGGCTGCCtggggggagtgggagggaggtggggagagctAGCCCAGGCCAGGGGTCAATGTTCATGTCACTAGCTTTGAATCCAGTTTCCACTGCAGTGGCTGGAGAGTGACCTGAGTGCTACTTGAAGATATGTAGAGATTCCTTATCCATGCCTGTACATAGCATGTCCTTCTCCCCTCAGCTTTGCTAATACcagtcccctcccttccctttggCTTCCTGCTGTTGGGGGCAGAAGAGAATAGAAAGGACATTGCTTTCTCAGCCCCACCCCCAGGTCCACAGTGTCCGAGGTTATGGCACACATATTCATGCACAAGAAGCACTCACCTAGAGCTGTCTGTGCCTCtctgggagagaggagaggggataAGAAGGGAAGGTTCACAACCTGTGAACAGGGACTTGAGCACGAGACACTTTTCATCTGGAGCAGGGTGGTGAGCTCCTCAGCAGCCTCCACAACAGCTGCCCTGCCTACACCCGCAGAGCTGGAGGTTCTATCCTCCCTGCTGCTCTCAGGAGTGTTCAAGGGTGGAGGGCAGGGAATGGGGCCTGAGGTATTAAGGCTAAGAGGTTGGGGGCAGGGCCCATGTCCCAGCCTTCATTAGGAAGGGAAAGGGCTTTGGGGTCAGGTGGCAGCTATTCCCCACCAAGA
Above is a window of Papio anubis isolate 15944 chromosome 13, Panubis1.0, whole genome shotgun sequence DNA encoding:
- the DNAJB5 gene encoding dnaJ homolog subfamily B member 5 isoform X2; translation: MFKRTVLSCPPPAAPPLQARGAFRSFPHSWGEDFLASLMFKIQLEPLKLRAWTLNGFVKFRNKETSAGPVAVMGKDYYKILGIPSGANEDEIKKAYRKMALKYHPDKNKEPNAEEKFKEIAEAYDVLSDPKKRGLYDQYGEEGLKTGGGTSGGSSGSFHYTFHGDPHATFASFFGGSNPFDIFFASSRSTRPFSGFDPDDMDVDEDEDPFGAFGRFGFNGLSRGPRRAPEPLYPRRKVQDPPVVHELRVSLEEIYHGSTKRMKITRRRLNPDGRTVRTEDKILHIVIKRGWKEGTKITFPKEGDATPDNIPADIVFVLKDKPHAHFRRDGTNVLYSALISLKEALCGCTVNIPTIDGRVIPLPCNDVIKPGTVKRLRGEGLPFPKVPTQRGDLIVEFKVRFPDRLTPQTRQILKQHLPCS
- the DNAJB5 gene encoding dnaJ homolog subfamily B member 5 isoform X3 yields the protein MGKDYYKILGIPSGANEDEIKKAYRKMALKYHPDKNKEPNAEEKFKEIAEAYDVLSDPKKRGLYDQYGEEGLKTGGGTSGGSSGSFHYTFHGDPHATFASFFGGSNPFDIFFASSRSTRPFSGFDPDDMDVDEDEDPFGAFGRFGFNGLSRGPRRAPEPLYPRRKVQDPPVVHELRVSLEEIYHGSTKRMKITRRRLNPDGRTVRTEDKILHIVIKRGWKEGTKITFPKEGDATPDNIPADIVFVLKDKPHAHFRRDGTNVLYSALISLKEALCGCTVNIPTIDGRVIPLPCNDVIKPGTVKRLRGEGLPFPKVPTQRGDLIVEFKVRFPDRLTPQTRQILKQHLPCS
- the DNAJB5 gene encoding dnaJ homolog subfamily B member 5 isoform X1; the encoded protein is MGGAEAEPWGRAPGPAVGGRRAGDSCPGWRRRSRSRGRGQRLSHGPRQRPQLLTAPPLQARGAFRSFPHSWGEDFLASLMFKIQLEPLKLRAWTLNGFVKFRNKETSAGPVAVMGKDYYKILGIPSGANEDEIKKAYRKMALKYHPDKNKEPNAEEKFKEIAEAYDVLSDPKKRGLYDQYGEEGLKTGGGTSGGSSGSFHYTFHGDPHATFASFFGGSNPFDIFFASSRSTRPFSGFDPDDMDVDEDEDPFGAFGRFGFNGLSRGPRRAPEPLYPRRKVQDPPVVHELRVSLEEIYHGSTKRMKITRRRLNPDGRTVRTEDKILHIVIKRGWKEGTKITFPKEGDATPDNIPADIVFVLKDKPHAHFRRDGTNVLYSALISLKEALCGCTVNIPTIDGRVIPLPCNDVIKPGTVKRLRGEGLPFPKVPTQRGDLIVEFKVRFPDRLTPQTRQILKQHLPCS